A genomic window from Sorex araneus isolate mSorAra2 chromosome 2, mSorAra2.pri, whole genome shotgun sequence includes:
- the LOC129402138 gene encoding keratin, type II cuticular Hb1 — MTCGSGFCGSRAFSCASACGPRPGRCCITAAPYRGISCYRGITGGFGSRSVCGGFRAGSCGSSFGYRSGGVCGPSPPCITTVSVNESLLTPLNLEIDPNAQCVKQEEKEQIKSLNSRFAAFIDKVRFLEQQNKLLETKWQFYQSRKCCESNLEPLFSGYIETLRREAECVEADSGRLASELNHVQEVLEGYKKKYEEEVCLRATAENEFVALKKDVDCAYLRKSDLEANAEALTQEIDFLRRLYEEEIRVLNAHISDTSVVVKMDNSRDLNMDCIIAEIKAQYDDIASRSRAEAESWYRSKCEEMKATVIRHGETLRRTKEEINELNRMIQRLTAEVENAKCQNSKLEAAVSQSEQQGEAALCDAKCKLAGLEEALQKAKQDMACLVKEYQEVMNSKLGLDIEIATYRRLLEGEEQRLCEGVGSVNVCVSSSRGGVVCGDICMSGSRPVTGSACCAPCSGNLAVSTGMCAPCGGGSCSSGCRKC; from the exons ATGACCTGCGGATCAGGATTTTGCGGGAGCCGTGCCTTCAGCTGCGCCTCGGCCTGcgggccccggcccggccgctgCTGCATCACGGCCGCCCCCTACCGCGGCATCTCCTGCTACCGGGGCATCACCGGGGGCTTCGGCAGCCGCAGCGTCTGCGGGGGCTTCCGCGCCGGCTCCTGTGGAAGCAGCTTCGGGTACCGCTCTGGGGGGGTGTGCGGGCCCAGCCCGCCCTGCATCACCACCGTGTCTGTCAATGAGAGCCTCCTCACGCCCCTCAACCTGGAGATCGACCCCAACGCCCAGTGCgtgaagcaggaggagaaggagcagatCAAGAGCCTCAACAGCAGGTTCGCTGCCTTCATCGACAAG GTGCGCTTCCTGGAGCAGCAGAACAAGCTGCTGGAGACCAAGTGGCAGTTCTACCAGAGCCGCAAGTGCTGCGAGAGCAACCTGGAGCCGCTGTTCTCGGGCTACATCGAGACGCTGCGGCGGGAGGCCGAGTGCGTGGAGGCCGACAGCGGGAGGCTGGCCTCCGAGCTCAACCACGTGCAGGAGGTGCTGGAGGGCTACAAGAAGAA GTACGAGGAGGAAGTCTGCTTGAGAGCGACAGCTGAGAACGAGTTTGTGGCCCTGAAGAAG GACGTGGACTGTGCCTACCTGCGCAAGTCGGACCTGGAGGCCAATGCGGAGGCGCTGACCCAGGAGATCGACTTCCTGCGGCGCCTGTACGAGGAG GAGATCCGCGTGCTCAATGCCCACATCTCAGACACCTCGGTCGTGGTCAAGATGGACAACAGCCGGGACCTGAACATGGACTGCATCATCGCCGAGATCAAGGCCCAGTACGACGACATTGCCAGCCGCAGCCGGGCCGAGGCCGAGAGCTGGTACCGCAGCAAG TGTGAGGAGATGAAGGCCACCGTCATCAGGCACGGGGAGACCCTGCGCCGCACCAAGGAGGAGATCAACGAGCTGAACCGCATGATCCAGAGGCTCACGGCCGAGGTGGAGAACGCCAAGTGCCAG AACTCCAAGCTGGAGGCCGCCGTGTCCCAGTCTGAGCAGCAGGGCGAGGCGGCCCTGTGCGACGCCAAGTGCAAGCTGGCCGGCCTGGAGGAGGCCCTGCAGAAGGCCAAGCAGGACATGGCGTGCCTGGTGAAGGAGTACCAGGAGGTGATGAACTCCAAGCTGGGCCTGGACATCGAGATCGCCACCTACCGGCGCCTGCTGGAGGGCGAGGAGCAGAG GTTGTGTGAAGGTGTTGGCTCTGTGAATGTCT GTGTGAGCAGCTCCCGAGGCGGGGTCGTCTGCGGGGACATCTGCATGTCGGGCTCCCGGCCCGTGACGGGCAGTGCCTGCTGCGCCCCCTGCAGCGGGAACCTGGCGGTGAGCACTGGCATGTGCGCGCCCTGCGGAGGCGGCTCCTGCTCCAGCGGCTGCCGCAAATGTTAG